CAGTTCCAGGTGGGCCGTCTGCTGCGTGCGCGGATCGCGCGAGCACTGCGTGAACGGGGCATCACCGTCACGCCCCAGCTCGACACCGCCAGCGTGGTCGATCGAGTGGAGGCACAGTGACACCGGGTGGAGGGACGTCGGGTGGGGGCGCGGCCACCGAGCCGGAGGAGAAGCACCGCAGGCGCATCCCGTCGCACCTCCTCGGTGGGCGGATCAGGACCACGACCTTCGCGTTGTGCACCCTGTGGCTTGCGCTGTGGGTGACCTACCTGTTCCTCAACCAGCCCGAGGACACCCCCGATGCGCCGTCGACCGCCGTGATCATCTCCGAGACGCCCTACGTGCCGTACGTGCCGCCGGCGACCACCGCCCCGCAGGAGAAGTCCGTGCCGGAGACCACCGACACGCCCTATCCGCCGACGACCTCGTCGACCTTCCCGCCGACGACGGCGACCGGCGTGCCGGGCAGGGAACAGGGCGGGACGCCGCCGCAGGATGCCACGACGACAGCGCCCCCCACCACGACGAACAGGCAGTTCCCGTTCGACCTGCCCACGATCCCCGGACTGAACGACCAGCAGGATCCGACGGTGACCGAGGACACCGACGCTCCGTCGTCGTAGAGCACCGACGAGCCGGTGCCGTAGGTCACCGTCCGGTAACGGTTAGCATGTCCACGTGATCCGGCTGGAGAGTGTGTCCAAGTCCTACAAGACGTCCACGCGTCCCGCGCTCGAAGGGGTCTCGGTGCACGTCGAGAAGGGCGAGTTCGTCTTTCTCATCGGTCCCTCCGGATCCGGGAAGTCGACCTTCCTCCGGTTGCTCCTGCGAGAGGAGAAGCCCACCACCGGCGACATCCACGTGGCCGATTTCCACGTCAACCGGCTGCCGGCGCGTCGCGTACCGAAGCTGCGCCAGAATCTCGGATGCGTCTTCCAGGACTTCCGGTTGCTCCAGCGCAAGACGGTCGCCGAGAACATCTCGTTCGCTCTCGAGGTGATCGGTAAGCCGCGCGGAGTGATCGAACGGACGGTGCCGGAGGTTCTCGACCTGGTGGGACTGTCCGGCAAAGCCGACCGGTTGCCCGCCGAACTGTCCGGCGGCGAACAGCAGCGTGTCGCGATCGCGCGTGCGTTCGTCAACCGGCCGCTCGTGCTGATGGCCGACGAACCGACCGGCAACCTCGACCCCGAGACCAGCCAGGACATCATGCTGCTGCTCGAACGCATCAACCGTACGGGCACGACGGTGCTCATGGCGACCCACGACCACCACATCGTCGACTCGATGCGG
This window of the Rhodococcus pyridinivorans genome carries:
- the ftsE gene encoding cell division ATP-binding protein FtsE, which produces MIRLESVSKSYKTSTRPALEGVSVHVEKGEFVFLIGPSGSGKSTFLRLLLREEKPTTGDIHVADFHVNRLPARRVPKLRQNLGCVFQDFRLLQRKTVAENISFALEVIGKPRGVIERTVPEVLDLVGLSGKADRLPAELSGGEQQRVAIARAFVNRPLVLMADEPTGNLDPETSQDIMLLLERINRTGTTVLMATHDHHIVDSMRRRVVELDLGRVVRDEARGVYGVGR